A single genomic interval of Bacillus sp. es.036 harbors:
- a CDS encoding GNAT family N-acetyltransferase encodes MIERATIEEKDFILSNSIQSVNEGTTNPGIVKEEKALEIVSSILDRGGYHLIYRDKGEIAGWVLLGENTDYFTESKHGFIYDVFVFPKFRGKGYSKQLVQASIENFKEQGYEEIRLNVYSSNFAKYIYKDIGFRELQTIMVYK; translated from the coding sequence GTGATCGAACGAGCGACAATCGAAGAAAAAGATTTTATTTTGTCGAATTCCATTCAATCTGTTAACGAAGGAACGACAAATCCAGGTATCGTAAAAGAAGAGAAAGCACTTGAAATAGTATCTTCCATACTTGATCGAGGTGGTTACCACCTCATTTATCGGGATAAAGGAGAAATTGCTGGTTGGGTACTACTTGGAGAAAACACGGATTACTTTACGGAAAGCAAACATGGTTTCATTTACGATGTATTTGTTTTTCCGAAGTTTCGTGGAAAGGGGTACTCTAAGCAGCTTGTGCAAGCGAGTATTGAAAATTTTAAAGAACAAGGATATGAGGAGATTCGTTTGAATGTGTATTCCTCTAACTTCGCAAAATACATTTATAAAGACATTGGTTTTCGAGAACTTCAAACGATCATGGTTTATAAATAG
- a CDS encoding GNAT family N-acetyltransferase codes for MQPILLDFPNEFYTDRLHIRYPLPGDGKAVYQSIHASLSELKPYMPFAHNDQSEADVEANIRESHAAFLKREDLRLLLFHKQTGMFIGSSGLHRIDWNVRKFEIGYWVDSNYSGEGYMTEAVQGIVKFAIRELRAKRIEIRCNAENWKSRKVAERCFFQLEAILKNNSQSVDRSKLIDTYVYAITTE; via the coding sequence ATGCAGCCGATTCTACTTGATTTTCCTAATGAATTTTACACGGATCGTTTACATATTCGTTATCCGTTGCCAGGTGATGGCAAAGCAGTGTATCAGTCTATTCATGCCTCGTTAAGCGAACTTAAGCCATATATGCCATTTGCACATAATGATCAGTCAGAAGCCGATGTTGAAGCGAATATTCGAGAATCTCACGCAGCTTTCTTAAAAAGAGAAGACTTACGGCTGCTGCTCTTTCATAAACAAACTGGTATGTTCATTGGCTCTTCTGGTTTGCATCGCATTGACTGGAACGTTCGTAAGTTTGAAATCGGTTACTGGGTTGATTCGAACTATAGTGGAGAGGGATATATGACGGAGGCCGTTCAGGGAATTGTTAAATTTGCGATTCGAGAACTTCGTGCGAAAAGAATTGAAATCCGTTGCAATGCGGAGAATTGGAAAAGTAGAAAAGTAGCAGAACGATGTTTCTTTCAGCTTGAGGCGATTTTAAAAAATAATAGTCAATCAGTAGATAGGAGTAAGTTAATCGATACCTATGTTTATGCCATAACGACCGAATAG
- a CDS encoding GNAT family N-acetyltransferase, which produces MDEDPEDLYEFREVAANNPHYWSVYRLDQFIGFFSYVLKSGNQVEIGLGMSPGLVGNGHGYEYLKAGIEKAIELYRPSSLVMSVADFNERAIKVYQRAGFQKNNSFQQHTNGGVYSFIKMQKELD; this is translated from the coding sequence ATGGATGAAGACCCTGAGGATTTGTATGAATTTCGGGAAGTAGCAGCTAATAATCCTCATTACTGGAGCGTTTATCGCCTGGATCAGTTCATAGGTTTTTTTAGTTACGTTCTTAAATCAGGTAACCAAGTTGAAATCGGACTTGGGATGAGTCCAGGTCTGGTTGGGAATGGTCATGGATATGAGTATTTAAAAGCTGGCATAGAAAAAGCGATTGAATTGTATAGACCATCTTCACTCGTTATGTCTGTTGCAGACTTTAACGAGAGAGCAATTAAAGTCTATCAAAGAGCAGGGTTTCAAAAAAATAATTCTTTTCAACAACATACAAATGGAGGGGTTTATTCTTTTATTAAGATGCAGAAAGAACTAGATTAG
- a CDS encoding LysE family translocator, giving the protein MDVTLILSFLGAAVLLTIMPGPDNLFVLAQSITQNKKAGIATSLGLCSGLLVHISAAAVGISAILYQSSFAFTIVKLIGAAYLLFMAYEAFKERNESSKLQNQPSRTYFSLYKKGIVMNVLNPKVSLFFLALLPQFIDHQAGSPTFQMFLLGLVFIVQALIIFSLISVYSGKLASYITGNLTLLRRFNLTKAALLAFIGIQIAFSKN; this is encoded by the coding sequence TTGGATGTTACACTCATTTTATCATTCTTAGGAGCTGCCGTTCTCTTAACAATCATGCCAGGTCCTGATAATTTATTTGTGTTAGCTCAAAGTATCACTCAAAATAAAAAAGCAGGTATTGCTACCTCCCTAGGGCTTTGTTCAGGCCTTCTCGTACATATTTCTGCTGCAGCTGTCGGAATATCCGCGATTCTTTACCAATCTTCATTTGCCTTTACTATCGTGAAATTAATTGGGGCTGCTTATTTACTGTTCATGGCTTATGAAGCTTTTAAAGAGCGAAACGAATCTTCTAAGCTTCAGAACCAACCATCTCGAACTTATTTTTCTCTATATAAGAAGGGCATAGTAATGAATGTCTTAAATCCAAAAGTTTCTTTGTTCTTCCTTGCTCTCCTACCACAGTTCATTGATCATCAAGCTGGCTCTCCCACTTTTCAAATGTTTTTATTAGGTTTGGTGTTCATTGTTCAAGCACTTATTATTTTTAGTCTGATTAGTGTTTATTCTGGAAAACTAGCAAGCTATATCACTGGGAATTTAACGTTGTTAAGAAGATTTAATCTCACGAAAGCAGCGCTACTCGCTTTTATTGGTATCCAAATTGCCTTCAGTAAAAACTAA